A region from the Streptosporangium sp. NBC_01756 genome encodes:
- a CDS encoding ABC transporter ATP-binding protein, whose amino-acid sequence MSATTPAEPVPDDVVLSVRELSVSFGTAPAVREVSWDLRRGEVLGVVGESGSGKSVTALAAMGLLPATATVRGSVRLAGEEVVGAGTATLVRLRGAKVAMIFQDPLSAFTPVYTIGDQIAEAVLAHRPVSRREARARAVELLRLVGIPEPALRAASYPHEFSGGMRQRAMIAMAIANDPEVILADEPTTALDVTVQAQVLDLLRTAQRETGAAMVLVSHDLGVIAGLADRVAVMKDGEVVEQGTAEQVFARPREPYTANLLAAVPRLDAEIAPRTVADEAPVLEVAGLEKTFPLLKGAVFRRRTGSVHAVSGVDLLVRPGETLGLVGESGSGKSTTLFEILALRAPEAGTIRLFGEPPSAKARRDVQIVFQDPMSSLNPRMTIGEIVAEPLRTLGEPRDAVPTLLEQVGLRAEHADRFPHQFSGGQRQRVAIARALSVRPRLVVLDEPVSALDVTVQAGILDLLARLRDELGLAYLFVSHDLAVVRQIADRVSVMYLGRTVETGATADVLHDPLHPYTRALISAVPIPDPEVERHRERVLLAGDPPSPFARHDGCPFRTRCPVFAQARDPRCERETPLPLTRKPGHTVACHFPG is encoded by the coding sequence GTGAGCGCGACCACCCCCGCTGAGCCCGTGCCGGACGACGTGGTGCTCTCCGTGCGTGAGCTGTCGGTCTCCTTCGGGACCGCGCCGGCCGTCCGGGAGGTGAGCTGGGACCTGCGCCGGGGAGAGGTGCTCGGGGTGGTCGGCGAGTCGGGCTCGGGCAAGTCCGTGACCGCCCTGGCCGCGATGGGCCTGCTGCCCGCGACCGCCACCGTCCGGGGCTCGGTACGGCTGGCCGGCGAAGAGGTCGTCGGCGCCGGCACCGCCACCCTGGTACGGCTGCGCGGCGCCAAGGTCGCCATGATCTTCCAGGATCCGCTCTCGGCCTTCACCCCGGTCTACACGATCGGCGACCAGATCGCCGAGGCCGTGCTGGCCCATCGCCCGGTGTCCCGGCGGGAGGCCCGCGCCCGCGCCGTCGAACTGCTGAGGCTCGTCGGCATCCCCGAGCCCGCGCTCAGGGCCGCGTCCTATCCGCACGAGTTCTCCGGCGGGATGCGGCAGCGCGCGATGATCGCGATGGCGATCGCGAACGACCCCGAGGTGATCCTCGCCGACGAGCCGACCACCGCGCTCGACGTGACGGTCCAGGCCCAGGTGCTCGACCTGCTGCGCACCGCCCAGCGGGAGACCGGTGCGGCGATGGTGCTGGTCAGCCACGACCTCGGAGTGATCGCCGGGCTCGCCGACCGGGTCGCCGTCATGAAGGACGGCGAGGTCGTCGAGCAGGGAACCGCCGAGCAGGTGTTCGCCCGACCGCGGGAGCCGTACACCGCGAACCTGCTCGCCGCGGTGCCGCGCCTGGACGCCGAGATCGCGCCCCGGACGGTCGCCGACGAGGCGCCGGTGCTGGAGGTCGCCGGCCTGGAGAAGACGTTCCCCCTGCTCAAGGGGGCGGTGTTCCGCCGGCGGACCGGCAGCGTGCATGCGGTCTCCGGTGTCGACCTCCTCGTACGGCCCGGCGAGACCCTCGGGCTGGTCGGCGAGTCCGGCTCGGGCAAGAGCACCACGCTCTTCGAGATCCTGGCCCTCCGGGCGCCCGAGGCGGGCACGATCCGGCTCTTCGGCGAGCCGCCGTCGGCGAAGGCCCGGCGCGACGTGCAGATCGTCTTCCAGGACCCCATGTCGAGTCTGAACCCCAGGATGACCATCGGCGAGATCGTCGCCGAACCACTGCGCACCCTCGGCGAGCCCCGCGACGCCGTACCCACCCTGCTCGAACAGGTCGGGCTGCGTGCCGAGCACGCCGACCGCTTCCCGCACCAGTTCTCCGGCGGCCAGCGGCAGCGCGTCGCCATCGCCCGTGCCCTGTCGGTGCGGCCCCGGCTGGTCGTGCTGGACGAGCCGGTCTCCGCGCTCGACGTCACCGTGCAGGCGGGCATCCTCGACCTGCTGGCACGGCTCCGCGACGAGCTGGGCCTGGCCTACCTGTTCGTCTCCCACGACCTGGCCGTGGTGCGGCAGATCGCCGACCGGGTCAGCGTCATGTATCTCGGCAGGACCGTGGAGACCGGCGCCACCGCCGACGTCCTGCACGACCCCCTGCACCCCTACACCCGCGCCCTGATCTCAGCCGTGCCCATCCCCGACCCGGAGGTGGAGCGCCACCGCGAACGCGTCCTGCTGGCGGGCGACCCGCCGAGCCCCTTCGCACGCCACGACGGCTGCCCGTTCCGCACCCGCTGCCCCGTATTCGCCCAGGCCCGCGATCCCCGGTGCGAGCGGGAGACGCCCCTTCCGCTCACCCGGAAGCCGGGCCACACCGTGGCCTGCCACTTCCCCGGCTGA